One Vitis vinifera cultivar Pinot Noir 40024 chromosome 8, ASM3070453v1 genomic window carries:
- the LOC100854913 gene encoding pentatricopeptide repeat-containing protein At1g08070, chloroplastic — MVSLLSACSTLYNYGVGRFLLASIDVNKIPLNAILVTTLIDMYSKCGNVEKAWRIFDGVSCKKLPPWNAIITGYVQHGLFEEAIDLYSKRGKIDDTCLVFIKTSEKDVASWNAMILMERTGLQPNDVTFIGVLSACNHSRLAGHVEEAYELVQNTIIPHDSIIWGTLLSYGIIHRNLGPTDTISETITTLQDPNMGLCILLLNIYASARRWQESGAVLQFVPFQSAVDEAFWHRLSSLKLNKLGIDDSPISITGSYAPCSRSQVSNHSTLLAESLPPEPSEQSSTPPISRGNRNKCSVLGILYNTNTLESFHALDEQILLKAEK, encoded by the exons ATGGTGAGTCTACTGTCTGCCTGTTCAACTCTCTATAATTATGGAGTTGGAAGGTTCCTTTTGGCTTCTATCGATGTTAACAAGATCCCTTTGAATGCAATCTTGGTTACTACTCTCATAGACATGTATTCTAAGTGTGGGAATGTGGAGAAAGCTTGGAGAATCTTTGATGGTGTTTCTTGTAAGAAGCTGCCTCCTTGGAACGCCATCATTACTGGATATGTGCAACATGGACTTTTTGAGGAAGCAATTGATTTATATT CAAAACGTGGTAAAATCGATGATACTTGTTTGGTTTTTATCAAGACGAGTGAGAAAGATGTAGCCTCGTGGAATGCCATGATACTG aTGGAGAGGACTGGTTTGCAGCCCAATGATGTCACATTCATTGGAGTTTTATCAGCTTGTAACCACTCAAGATTG GCTGGGCATGTCGAAGAAGCATATGAATTGGTCCAAAACACGATAATTCCACATGATTCAATAATCTGGGGTACTTTACTAAGTTATGGAATCATCCATCGGAATCTTGGACCGACTGATACAATCAGTGAAACAATAACGACATTGCAGGATCCCAATATGGGTTTATGCATTCTGTTGTTGAACATTTATGCTTCTGCAAGAAGGTGGCAGGAGAGTGGTGCCGTACTTCAATTTGTGCCCTTTCAAAGTGCTGTTGATGAGGCTTTCTGGCATAGATTATCATCCTTGAAACTCAACAAACTGGGCATTGATGATTCCCCAATTTCAATCACCGGTTCCTATGCGCCATGCTCACGTTCTCAAGTATCAAATCATTCAACTCTTCTTGCTGAATCATTGCCTCCTGAACCAAGTGAGCAATCATCAACTCCGCCGATAAGTCGTGGGAATAGGAATAAATGCTCTGTTCTAGGCATCCTTTATAACACAAATACATTGGAGAGTTTCCATGCCCTTGACGAACAAATTTTGCTAAAGGCTGAAAAGTAG